The following coding sequences lie in one Deltaproteobacteria bacterium genomic window:
- the crtI gene encoding phytoene desaturase: MAHPSSTHPVVVVGGGIGGLACALAACGRGLDVVVLERAEAVGGKVRVAAVGDREIDCGPTVLTMRAVFDSLFERAGLRLDEWLQLRPLSCLARHAWRDGSRLDLYTDEARSADAIADFAGSREADGYRRFVRYGAELLTRLEQPFLQHDNDGLLAMMGRVGLRGLPGLSKVDFGRSMWTALGDFFEDARLRQLFARYATYYGSSPFSAPATLNLIASVEQRGVWAIEGGMIALARALAGAIERCGGRVLTGCGVARLECGGDGLVDAVVLDDGRRMPCAALVWNGDPRMLAEGSLGDAVERAVRPTAAADSLSAMTWSMLARPTGLELAYHTVCFSDDYVAEFDELFTRRRVPTHPTVYVCAQDRVGPAPSGDERLFCLVNAPAGTPHPEDEESTCRARMLEQLSACGLNFERTDASPIVAHTPSSFAGRFPGTRGAIYGAATHGAMAPFQRYRHRTKIRNLWLVGGAVHPGAGLPMVTMGGSWVADALATALPSTPRSRRAATSGGTSTGSPTTGSMR; encoded by the coding sequence ATGGCCCACCCCTCGAGCACGCACCCGGTCGTCGTCGTCGGCGGCGGCATCGGGGGCCTGGCGTGCGCACTGGCGGCCTGCGGCCGGGGGCTCGACGTCGTCGTCCTCGAGCGCGCCGAAGCCGTCGGCGGCAAGGTCCGCGTGGCGGCGGTGGGCGATCGCGAGATCGACTGTGGCCCGACGGTGCTGACCATGCGTGCGGTGTTCGACAGCCTGTTCGAGCGCGCGGGCCTGCGGCTCGACGAGTGGCTGCAGCTGCGCCCGCTGTCGTGCCTGGCCCGCCATGCGTGGCGCGATGGCAGTCGACTCGACCTCTACACCGACGAGGCCCGCAGCGCGGACGCGATCGCGGACTTCGCGGGCAGCCGCGAGGCCGACGGCTACCGCCGTTTCGTGCGCTACGGCGCCGAGCTGCTGACGCGGCTCGAGCAACCGTTCCTGCAGCACGACAACGACGGCCTGCTGGCGATGATGGGGCGCGTGGGCCTGCGTGGCCTGCCGGGGCTCTCGAAGGTCGACTTCGGCCGCAGCATGTGGACCGCGCTCGGCGACTTCTTCGAGGACGCGCGGCTGCGGCAGCTGTTCGCGCGCTACGCCACCTACTACGGCTCGTCGCCCTTCTCGGCGCCTGCGACCCTCAACCTCATCGCGAGCGTCGAGCAGCGCGGCGTGTGGGCCATCGAGGGCGGCATGATCGCGCTGGCGCGGGCCCTGGCAGGAGCGATCGAGCGCTGCGGCGGACGCGTCCTCACCGGCTGCGGGGTCGCGCGCCTCGAGTGCGGTGGCGATGGGCTGGTCGACGCGGTCGTGCTCGACGACGGCCGCCGCATGCCATGCGCGGCGCTGGTGTGGAACGGCGACCCGCGGATGCTCGCCGAGGGCTCGCTCGGCGACGCGGTGGAGCGCGCGGTACGGCCGACCGCCGCGGCAGACTCGCTGTCGGCGATGACCTGGTCGATGCTCGCGCGACCGACGGGGCTCGAGCTCGCGTACCACACCGTGTGCTTCAGCGACGACTACGTCGCCGAGTTCGACGAGCTGTTCACCCGGCGTCGCGTGCCCACGCACCCGACCGTCTACGTGTGCGCGCAGGACCGCGTCGGCCCGGCCCCGAGCGGCGACGAGCGCCTGTTCTGCCTGGTCAACGCACCGGCCGGCACGCCCCACCCCGAGGACGAGGAATCGACATGCCGAGCACGCATGCTGGAGCAGCTGTCGGCCTGCGGGCTGAACTTCGAGCGCACGGACGCGTCGCCGATCGTGGCCCACACGCCGAGCTCGTTCGCGGGCCGATTCCCGGGGACGCGTGGCGCGATCTATGGGGCGGCGACCCACGGTGCGATGGCGCCGTTCCAGCGCTACCGTCACCGCACGAAGATTCGCAACCTGTGGTTGGTCGGCGGCGCGGTTCATCCGGGTGCGGGTCTGCCGATGGTGACGATGGGCGGATCCTGGGTCGCCGACGCGTTGGCCACGGCCCTGCCTTCGACACCGCGGTCGCGTCGGGCGGCTACCTCTGGTGGTACGTCGACGGGATCTCCGACGACGGGCAGCATGCGCTGA
- a CDS encoding polyprenyl synthetase family protein: MGRPDHVEMALVRAFGHAVGQRTPPRLAAAMRHAVFPGGARVRPRLLMAVAHACGVDDDGRAAAEDAAAAVELMHCASLVHDDLPCFDNAPIRRGRATVHAKYGESTAVLVGDGLIVAAMETLADACARHPRLLPALSVLARATGGNGGLVAGQAWEGEPQADIARYHHAKTGALFEAATCMGAIAAGVDHGPWRALGARFGEAYQIADDLLDLVGTPTELGKPVGQDVVHARPSAAIELGLERAWTKLDEVLQAMRDDVPGCAAAPRLHAWLDEACARLFPARRLSHRATLVRDAAVADA; the protein is encoded by the coding sequence ATGGGACGTCCTGACCACGTCGAGATGGCCTTGGTCCGCGCATTCGGGCACGCCGTGGGCCAGCGGACCCCACCGCGGCTGGCGGCCGCGATGCGTCATGCCGTGTTCCCCGGTGGGGCGCGGGTGCGCCCGCGGCTGCTGATGGCGGTTGCCCATGCCTGCGGCGTCGACGACGACGGCCGGGCCGCAGCCGAGGACGCCGCGGCCGCGGTGGAGCTCATGCACTGCGCCTCGCTGGTCCACGACGACCTGCCGTGCTTCGACAATGCGCCGATCCGGCGCGGGCGCGCCACCGTGCACGCCAAGTACGGCGAGTCGACGGCGGTGCTGGTCGGCGACGGGCTCATCGTCGCAGCGATGGAAACCCTCGCGGACGCGTGCGCCCGCCATCCGCGGTTGCTGCCCGCGCTCAGCGTGCTCGCACGGGCGACCGGCGGCAACGGTGGCCTGGTCGCGGGTCAGGCGTGGGAGGGCGAGCCGCAGGCCGACATTGCGCGCTACCACCACGCGAAGACCGGCGCGCTGTTCGAGGCCGCCACCTGCATGGGCGCGATCGCGGCGGGTGTCGACCACGGGCCGTGGCGCGCGCTCGGGGCCCGCTTCGGCGAGGCCTATCAGATCGCCGACGATCTGCTCGACCTGGTCGGCACGCCGACCGAGCTCGGCAAGCCGGTGGGGCAGGACGTGGTGCACGCGCGTCCGAGTGCGGCGATCGAGCTCGGGCTCGAGCGTGCGTGGACCAAGCTCGACGAGGTGCTGCAGGCGATGCGCGACGACGTGCCCGGATGTGCCGCGGCGCCGCGACTGCATGCTTGGCTCGACGAGGCCTGTGCGCGCCTCTTTCCCGCGCGCCGCCTCAGCCACCGTGCGACCCTGGTCCGCGACGCCGCCGTGGCGGACGCGTGA
- a CDS encoding lycopene cyclase domain-containing protein, which translates to MAAEYLLFDLFVAVPLLALRLLRPGWLVGAWAPMVRATLWGALPFVLWDIAVVDRHWWFEPTRVLGPQLLGLPLEELGFFLVVPLACLVTWELVSLGGRPQSVGRNFTWPIVIAAAAATVVAAACGRGYTALVALALAAAAIVDEACGTAVARSAAGRRHALAVVALTTVFNGYLTARPIVRYAEAEQLGLHIGTVPIEDYGFGLALVWVTTVIYQRARGRRPLPSWPMRWIGARFGGYRHRFTDGGRARASAPAKPVRVAVIGGGLAGLSAAELLARRGFTVELFERGNVLGGKLAAWRERLDDGFEAAVEHGFHAFFRHYYNLDAWLEELGLRGRLRPIPDYAILARDGGRFGFADVATTPGLNLLGLAGQGLFRWREVLRPRTGRALEQLLRYDAACEDETLDATSFAAWADGAGLPPRLRMVFSTFARAFFADEDRVSMAELVRSFHFYYLSHDRGLVYDYLDGSYDEALVDPIARCLVDRGVRLHLRRSVGELCPVVGGIEVDGDRYDHVVLATDAAACARLLAASPALGPAATPSPSLRAGQRYAVMRLWFDRALGAELPPFVITERVTVLDAIAFVERTDPRARAWRSSHGGSVLELHCYAVPDDLGDDAVAGALRDELRRFVPESVGAHVVHEHLQIRDDFTALHVGMRRDRPTTDSGIERLWFAGDWVRLPVPAMLMEAAHTSARFAVNRICEHEGVQGVPVWTVPLHGLLPARQPQRAESRQL; encoded by the coding sequence ATGGCCGCGGAGTACCTGCTGTTCGATCTCTTCGTGGCGGTGCCACTGCTCGCGCTGCGGCTGCTGCGACCCGGCTGGCTGGTGGGCGCGTGGGCGCCGATGGTGCGCGCGACGCTGTGGGGCGCGCTGCCGTTCGTGCTGTGGGACATCGCGGTGGTCGATCGGCACTGGTGGTTCGAGCCCACGCGGGTGCTCGGTCCGCAGCTGCTGGGCCTGCCGCTCGAGGAGCTGGGCTTCTTCCTCGTCGTGCCGCTCGCGTGCCTGGTGACGTGGGAGCTGGTCAGCTTGGGTGGTCGGCCGCAGTCGGTCGGACGTAACTTCACGTGGCCGATCGTGATCGCCGCGGCCGCCGCGACGGTGGTCGCCGCGGCGTGCGGCCGTGGCTATACCGCGCTCGTGGCCCTGGCGCTCGCGGCGGCGGCGATCGTCGACGAGGCCTGTGGCACCGCGGTCGCCCGCTCCGCTGCCGGACGGCGACACGCACTCGCCGTGGTCGCGCTCACCACGGTTTTCAACGGCTACCTCACCGCGCGGCCGATCGTGCGCTATGCCGAGGCCGAGCAGCTCGGCCTGCACATCGGCACCGTGCCGATCGAAGACTACGGCTTCGGACTCGCGCTGGTGTGGGTGACCACGGTGATCTACCAGCGCGCCCGCGGACGCAGACCGCTGCCGTCGTGGCCGATGCGGTGGATTGGCGCCCGCTTCGGTGGCTATCGCCACCGCTTCACCGATGGCGGCCGTGCGCGTGCGTCAGCCCCGGCGAAGCCGGTGCGCGTGGCGGTGATCGGCGGCGGCCTGGCGGGGCTGTCGGCCGCCGAGCTGCTGGCGCGGCGCGGCTTCACCGTGGAGCTGTTCGAGCGCGGCAACGTGCTCGGGGGCAAGCTCGCGGCCTGGCGCGAGCGGCTCGACGACGGCTTCGAGGCGGCGGTCGAGCACGGCTTCCACGCGTTCTTTCGTCACTACTACAACCTCGACGCGTGGCTCGAGGAGCTGGGCCTGCGCGGACGCCTGCGACCGATCCCCGACTACGCCATCCTTGCCCGCGATGGCGGTCGCTTCGGCTTCGCCGACGTCGCGACCACGCCGGGCCTCAACCTCTTGGGGCTGGCGGGCCAGGGCCTGTTCCGCTGGCGCGAGGTGCTGCGCCCGCGCACCGGTCGCGCGCTCGAGCAGCTGCTGCGCTACGACGCGGCGTGCGAGGACGAGACCCTCGACGCGACCAGCTTCGCGGCCTGGGCCGACGGCGCCGGTCTGCCCCCGCGTCTGCGCATGGTGTTCTCGACCTTCGCGCGGGCGTTCTTCGCCGACGAAGACCGCGTGTCGATGGCGGAGCTCGTGCGCAGCTTCCACTTCTACTACCTCTCGCACGATCGCGGCTTGGTCTACGACTACCTCGACGGCAGCTACGACGAAGCGTTGGTCGACCCCATCGCCCGGTGCCTCGTCGATCGCGGCGTGCGGCTGCACCTGCGGCGCAGCGTCGGTGAGCTGTGCCCGGTCGTCGGTGGCATCGAGGTCGACGGCGATCGCTACGACCACGTGGTGCTCGCCACCGATGCGGCCGCCTGCGCGCGGCTGCTGGCGGCCTCGCCCGCCCTGGGTCCCGCTGCGACGCCGAGTCCGTCGCTGCGCGCCGGTCAGCGCTACGCGGTCATGCGGCTGTGGTTCGATCGCGCGCTCGGTGCCGAGCTGCCGCCGTTCGTGATCACCGAGCGGGTCACAGTGCTCGACGCGATCGCCTTCGTCGAGCGCACCGATCCGCGCGCGCGTGCGTGGCGGTCGTCCCACGGCGGCAGCGTGCTCGAGCTGCACTGCTACGCCGTGCCCGACGATCTCGGCGACGACGCGGTCGCCGGCGCGCTGCGCGACGAGCTGCGTCGATTCGTCCCCGAGAGCGTCGGCGCCCACGTGGTGCACGAGCACCTGCAGATCCGCGACGACTTCACCGCGCTTCACGTCGGCATGCGCCGCGATCGCCCGACCACCGACAGCGGCATCGAGCGGCTGTGGTTCGCGGGCGACTGGGTGCGGCTGCCGGTGCCGGCGATGCTGATGGAGGCTGCGCACACCTCGGCCCGCTTTGCCGTCAATCGCATCTGCGAACACGAGGGCGTGCAGGGCGTGCCGGTGTGGACGGTGCCGTTGCACGGGCTCCTGCCCGCACGCCAGCCCCAGCGCGCCGAAAGCCGGCAGCTCTAG
- a CDS encoding methyltransferase domain-containing protein encodes MRAASWLLASLVACGSTAPTAAPGPTPPTAASEPSPTSSALAPRSDASVPSESPDPVAVRINERYARRDASDWDSFEREGREVFDHRTRIVDALALAPGDVVADVGAGTGLFTLEFARRVGPRGRVFAVDVQPYFREHIAERAAQAGLENITTVVADQRHSGLAADSVDVAFLCDAYHHLELPQTYLADLHRALRPGARLVVVDYDRTRAGVDAWMRKHVRADPEQFRREIEGAGFRLVDTPALLRENFVMIFERPADETR; translated from the coding sequence ACCGCGCCGACCGCAGCCCCGGGCCCGACGCCGCCGACCGCAGCGTCGGAGCCGAGCCCGACCTCGAGCGCGCTCGCACCCCGCAGCGATGCGAGCGTGCCGAGCGAGTCGCCCGACCCGGTCGCAGTGCGCATCAACGAGCGCTATGCCCGTCGCGACGCCAGCGACTGGGACAGCTTCGAGCGCGAAGGCCGAGAGGTCTTCGATCACCGCACCCGCATCGTCGACGCGCTCGCGCTCGCGCCCGGCGACGTGGTCGCCGACGTCGGCGCCGGCACCGGGTTGTTCACCCTCGAGTTCGCCCGTCGTGTCGGCCCCCGCGGCCGCGTGTTCGCCGTCGACGTGCAGCCCTACTTCCGCGAACACATCGCCGAGCGCGCCGCACAGGCCGGGCTCGAGAACATCACCACCGTGGTCGCGGACCAGCGTCACAGCGGCCTGGCCGCCGACAGCGTCGATGTCGCGTTCCTGTGCGACGCCTATCACCACCTCGAGCTGCCGCAGACCTACCTCGCCGACCTGCATCGAGCGCTGCGCCCCGGCGCGCGCCTGGTGGTGGTCGACTACGACCGCACGCGGGCGGGCGTCGATGCATGGATGCGCAAGCACGTCCGCGCCGATCCGGAGCAGTTCCGCCGCGAGATCGAAGGCGCGGGCTTCCGCCTGGTGGACACGCCCGCGCTGCTGCGCGAGAACTTCGTCATGATCTTCGAGCGCCCCGCGGACGAAACGCGATGA